Genomic window (Paenibacillus sp. 37):
AACTACACCCTTCTTTACAAAGAATGGATCACGTTTGCGGTAACCGTTATTAACCATCATATATCTGTCGCCTCCTCGTTTTTCTATTACTCTTTTTGGTTATTACTCCTTTATTTTACCATAACGTTGATCAGCTGCCTTCTTAGTTTTTGTCATTCCATCGTTTCCCCACAAACAAAAAGATGGCCCTGTCCACCTTATTGGCAGACAGGGCAACTATGGTGATACCAGATTAGCTTTATCCTCAGCTTACCTTAGCAAGTCGCGTGGCACGCATCGATGCGGTTGCATATACGATAAGCGCAATCCAGATGAGCGCGAAACCAACGAGCAGAACTGGCGAGACCGTTTCCTTGAATACAAACACACTCAGGATCAGCATGATTGTCGGACCAATATACTGCACAAAACCTAGTGTGGACAATGACATTCGAGCAGCCGCCCGTGCAAAGAACAGCAGTGGCAGCGCCGTCACCACGCCGGAAAGCAGCAGTTCGAAGAACATCGGTGCAGGCAACGTCCATGCCGTTGCTTTTCCCACAATGGCCAAGTAGATCCAGTAACCGAGTGCGATGGGCAGAACTACAGCTGTCTCCGAAAATAAGCCCACTGAAGCATCTTGCTTGATCTTCTTCTTCGCCAGACCGTACAAGCCAAATGACACGGCCAGCGAGATCGCAACCCATGGGAAACGTCCGTAGTCGATAGCGATGATAAGCACCGCGACACCAGCGATGGCAATCGCGAGCCATTGTCCACGGTTTGGCTTTTCATGAAGGAAGACAACCGCCAGCAGCACATTCAGTAACGGGTTCAAATAATAGCCCAGACTTGTCTCAACCACATGACCGTTGTTAACTGCCCAGATGAAGATCAGCCAGTTAATAGCAATTAGCAGTCCACTTGCGGTAAGGGACAGCAGGGTCGAACGACTGGTCAGAATTCGCTTCATGTCACCCCAACGACGTTGGACGGCAACGAAAATTCCCATAAAGACAAATGACCAGACGACCCTGTGCGATAAAATCTCGCCTGCCGGTACATTTTCAAACAACTTCCAATACAGCGGGAGAACCCCCCACATGATATACGCAATGATTGCGTTGATTAATCCACTATTCATAACTGTATCCCCTCTTATTGCTCTGATATCTCAACGGATTATACGCCTCGATCCTCGTTTAAGTAAAGGGGTAATAGGTCATACAGGAATCCATGCCTAGTTCAAATGACTTTTTTTTGAGCAAAATCCCCCGTATAGCGCTACCAAATTATACTTTGCGCTTTTTCTTTCTTACTATCATATAGAGGATAAAGATCGCCGCTAATACGAATATACCTACGATATACAAATCGATGTCTTGCTCAAACATAAACCACATTTTGTGTTCTAAGTTTACTTGTTGTTTGGGTAGATATCCTTCCCCGAATAGTTCAGTTGCTTGATTAATATTGTTCATTTCGATGGTCGAACTGCACGGACTACTGCTTAACTCGACATTCGCCTCACTAAAGTAGATTAAGTATTTGTTGCCTTCCTTGAAATCAAACCCCCAAGTATAGTTCGTTCCGATAATTAGTTGAGAGCTAACTTCAGTATTCCAACTCCTCTCAGCTTCCACTAAAATATATCTAATTTTCTCTTTTGTGCCCGTAAACCCCTTTTGCTTTAAGTCCACCTTTACTTGCTTTACTTCACCATAAACAGCTCCATCATATATTTCTAACTGTTCTTGGGGACCTCCCGATTCAACACATGACAAAGCGTTAGCATTTTGTGCATTTGAGATAAAAAACACGGTAGAGAAACAAAATATTAACGTGAAAATACGAAGCTTCAGTTCATCCACCTTCTTCTCATCATCTTAATTCGTACATCTTTATTGACCTGTTTAACAGGAAAAATGTTGCATTTTTCCTGACTTTAGGTGGATCAACAAAGAAGCAACCAACCGGACACAGTTGGTTACTCCACTTGGCTTTTTAAGTTTCGTATTTCTTTTTCCATTCTTCACTCCATTTTTGAAAACTTTTTCCCGTTACTTCTTCCAATGTTTTTCCATCCAACGAATATGGTGCTCCATCCATTGCTGCATTTGGGAAGGATGTCCCCCCTATAACTTTGCCTTCACAAAGTATTATTGAAACTTTGGATTTACTATCGTCTAACGTTCCCAGAGGATGGTTTGTTACTGTAAAGCTATACACCGATATTTCCATTCCGAAATACTGTTCGGGTTCTACTTTTTGAACCGCCCATGTCTGTCTATATGGTATCGTTTCCGTTATCCCGTAGAGTAGTTTGTCTTTGCTTAGAGTGTATTTCTGAACTTGACCATCGTACGAAGAAATTTTATAACCTTTTGCCTTAACATATTCTGTCGCAGTCTTTTGATCACCTGTGATCGTGAGTTCATCTGTACCCAACATCGTGACCTCGTTATTGCACCCAGCAATGATAAAAAAAACTAGCGCTAATACAATACGGATAGGTTTAAAATACATCAAGTTCTCCCCCCGCAACGTGAAGTAGTTTATTCATTTTTTTGACGATTAGTTTATTAAAATGGTTTTACTATTCTGCCGTTACATTAACAAAAAAGCTGCCGACCCTTTTGATCAACTGCCGAATGGTGTTCATTTTATTGACGTTCCTCCAACATGAAACACACCAATTACAGTTTCACCATCCTTGTCATACAGTGGAATATCCCACCCGTCTGGTGATCTGCTGTTCTGTATCGCAATAGCTTCTTCAGGTGTTTTTGGTTGCTCGCCATCCATGTCTTTTTTCAGCAGATATCCTTCTGTACCATCCACACCAGTAGCCAGGATTAAATCAGGTTCCGTTTCTGGAGAAGTCGCATATGCGGCAGAACCATATGTCTGTCCATTCTTATTTTTCGGATAAAGAGAAGTGATGTGAATTTGATTCATCGCATTTTTAACGTTTGGATATTGGGATAACCCCGAACCACTCGATACACTAATCATTAAAGCCACAAAGATCAATAGTATAACTCCATTAGAATACATCTTCACAACTGTTCACTCCCTTATACTTTTAGGCTCGCAGAAAATCTGATTAAAAGAAGTAGGCCTTCCATATAATCGCATTTACATCCCATATTTAGAATAATATAACATAGATTCAAAGGAGTATTTGGAAGTTGAACGATAATCATCTAACCTGTCTAACTTTATTGCAGAACATCCCTCTTCGATAACATAAAAAAACGGACACCGATCTGTGGAGATCAGCGTCCGTTTGTATGTTCCATATAATAATTTAAAAGTGTTACTTCACTTCGCCGACAACGGTAAAGCGCTCGTTTTTGTGTTGTGGATTCTCGATCTCATCAACCAAAGCAATCGCATAGTCTGCATAGCTGATGTAGCTGTTGCCCTCGCTATTCACGAGAATAACATCGTTGCCTGCTTGATATTTGCCGGTGCGTACACCTTCTGGATTAAAGAATCCAGCCGGACTCAGGAATGTCCATTGAATACCTGAAGATGCTTGCAGATCCTGCAAGTTTTGGCCTTGGTTCGTTGCAGTTGCTTTGTATGCATCAGGGAATCCTGGGGATTCAAAGAGACGCAATGTCTTGGACTCGTCTGTGAACAGGCTTCCTGCTCCACCTACAACGATCAGACGAGTGTTTGGTGCATCTTTCAGGATGTTGATCAACGCTTGTCCTACTTCCACATGCAGGTTTTCTTTACCCGCCAGTGCACCAAATGCATTTACAACCACATCGAAAGCTTTAACATCTTCAGCTGTAAGATCAAATACATCTTTCTCCAGCGTATTCAGGCTTTTATCTTCCAATTTGGATGCATTACGAACGATTGCCGTCACTTTATGCCCTCTGTCTGCTGCTTCTTTCAAAATCACACTTCCCGCTTTGCCTGTTGCACCAATGATTGCAATGTTCATCATGATCTCTCCTTTAAATTATCGATATGGTTTATGTTTGAACTTTATATTGTAACTATAGTTGTTACAATTATGTTTGTCAACCATGCAACTTTCAGTACACGCAAAAAAGCCCCTGATATCATGCCCGTGCAAAACGGATACAATTCAGAGGCTATCTATTAAAGGGATTGCAAACTGCTTATTTCAAAACAAGATTGGGAAACCGCTGAACAACTCAGTTTCTTAACAATCTTTATCAGGTACACCCGCGTCTTCCTTCGTACGGAAAGAAGATCCACAGCCACAAGTCGCTACCGCGTTCGGATTATGGATGGTGAACCCACCCGTCATACCGGACTCTTCAAAATCAATTTCGAGACCATCCAGATACTTCAGGTTTTCCTTCTCGACTACAACCTTCATGCTCTGAATATCCATATACAGGTCCTCATCGGACTCTTTATCGTCAAAGCCCATGGCGTACGAAAATCCGGTGCAACCGCCTGGTGCTACGCCAAGACGCAGGAACATACCAGGTGTCTCTTGCTGTGCAAGCATCTCTTTCAATCTGTCAGCAGCCGTTTCGCTGATGTTAATCATGCCAGGTCACTCTCCTTTTTCATATAAAATCAATGTTCAAAAAGGGCGCTTTTCAATACCAAGAAGATGGGATGAAGATAGAAATGGAGTAGCGGAGCGTAGGCAAAACTACGTGAGCAACTACAATGTTTCCAAAGGAAACATACTTCGTAAGCCTCCCGCCTATTTCGGTGAATCCCATATTCGACGCTGAGATGCCGCTATGCATCCCTCGTAATCAAAAGCGTACTTTTTGAACAACCTTTCATTAACTCTTCTTTAAATTATACTCCACCCCGTCAAGGGTCTCAAGTCATGTTTGCCTCTTTCCGCGTTCCCCCTGTACTCCTTTTTCTTCCCAGTGTATTGAACCCCCGGGACACGAGGTTTATAATGAATAGGTGGTCGCACTGAAATGTCGTTATTTTGTCATGACTTATTCAGACGATGGTCATAATTGGAGTTGTAATTTTTTTCACATTTCGAGACTGCAACGCAGTCCCCAATGCATATATGAGTCAACAGACTCCATTTTTTGAAAAAATTTAGCTTTCATATGCAGCACGCGCTGCACCGGGTAAATAAGAGTTAGTCCAACTAAGAAGGCGGCAGTTGACCGCATCTTTTCTATGTAGTTCTGTATGCAGATCCTACACACAACTCAAATCCGGTTAAGAACAGGAGGAAATAATATGTCTACATTGGTAACACCGTTCACAGACAAAAGAATGGCTGAAATCGTCGAGAAAGTGCAGAACGGCGTAAGGCTGAGCGTGGAAGACGGCGTATATCTGTATGAAACAGATGATCTGCTGACTTTGGGCCAGCTGGCCAATGAGGCCAACCTGCGGAAGAATGGTAAGAAAGTATATTTCATCGAGAACATGAGTCTTTACTTTACGAACGTATGCGAAGCCCACTGCGCTTTTTGTAATTTCCGCAAAGACCAGGGTGAAGAAGGCTCCTATACATTATCCGGTCAGGAAATGATCGATTATGTGGAACAGCATATTCATCCGGGCGTACGTGAGTTCCATATCGTAGGCGGACATAACAACCATGTTCCTTTTCAATATTATGTCGATTCCCTGCGTGCTTTAAACGAGAAATATCCGGATGTTACACTGAAAGCTTACACGGCAGCCGAGATTGATTTCTTCACCCGGATTAGCGGACTCAGCATCAGAGAAGTTCTGCAAGAGCTGCAAAAAGCAGGTCTGAAAACATTGACTGGTGGCGGCGCTGAGATTCTGTCGGATGAATATCGCAAAAAAATGCGTGTAGACAAAGCCAACGTGGACCGTTATCTTGAGGTGCACCGAACAGCTCATGAGCTGGGCATGCGTACACATACTACGATGTTGTATGGATCGATCGAATCCTATGAGGATCGCGTTAACCACATGGTGCAGATTCGTGAATTGCAAGACGAGACCAACGGATTTATGGTCTTTATCCCTCTTTCCATGCAGCCAAAAAGTAAAAACGCAAGCATTATGCGTCGTAACTCGGCATATGAGGATCTCAAAACAATTGCGATCAGCCGTCTGATGCTGGATAACATCGATCATATCAAAGCATACTTCATTAACATCGGTCCACAGCTGACTCAAGTCGCTCTTGGTTTCGGTGCTTCGGATGCACATGGTACGATCGTTCGGGAACGCATTAGTCATGCGGCAGGTGCACTCACACCTGAAGGCCTTACACGTAAAGAGCTTATATGGCTCATTAAGGGTGCAGGACGTATTCCGGTAGAACGTGATACGTTCTACAATGAAATTCAAGTGTACGAATAGGATATAACTCCATCCACAACCAATATTGCACCAGCACCACTCCAGAACGCAGCTTTCATGATAGGGAGACGTTTGAATTCGAGTGGTGCAAACTGCTGAATAATATCTACAATTTTCAATGTCTACTTTTCAATTATTCAAATCATAACAAAAGGAGCAGCTATGTTATTGCATAGCTGCTCCACAGTTTACAGCCCCATTTCAGTGGGACTGATGCAGAAAGGAAGCCGAGTCATGAAAAATTTCGTCATTCTTGGAGGCGGCTATGGCGGCCTCACCATCATCAAGGAACTTCTGGAAGGTAAAATTCCATCCGATACACAAATTATTTTGGTGGACCGCAGCCCCTTTCAGGGATTAAAGACAGAATATTACGCACTCGCAGCAGGAACCGTATCTGATTATGACCTGCGTATCCAATTTCCAGTGAGCGATAAAGTCACTTACCGTTATGGAGAAGTTACCTCGATTGACCTGGAACAGCGTCAGATTGAATTTGAAGGCCAAGACCCGCTTGAATACGACAAGCTTGTCATCGGACTTGGTTGTACAGACCGTTTCCACAACACACCAGGCGCAGAAGACTACAGCTGTACCATTCAAAGCTTTAGCAAAACACGCGAGACTTACCTGCGACTTAATGAAGTCAAAGCCTATGGCAATGTGCATATCGTAGGCGGTGGATTAAGTGGTGTCGAGATGGCAGCCGAACTTCGTGAGAGCAGACCCGATCTAAACATCAGTATTCTGGATCGTGGTGAACGTGTATTATCAGCCTTCCCGCAACGTCTGTCTGTGTATGTGCATGAATGGTTCAACGAACATCAGGTAGAGACACGCGGGCATATCGCCATTTCACGTGTTGAACCTAATGCCATCTATAACCGGGATGAACAGATTCTAACGGATGCTGTCGTGTGGACTGCAGGCATTCAGCCCGTAAAAGTGGTACAGGATCTGGACGTGACCAAAGACCCTCAAGGACGTGTCGTCCTGAATGAATACTACCAAATCCCGGAATATACCGATGTCTATGTGGTTGGTGACTGTGCCAGTGTACCTTATGCACCTAGCGGTCAAGCTGCGGAAGTACAGGGTGAGCAGATCGCCCATATTCAGCATGCCCTCTGGAAAGGCGAAAAGCCCAATCCACATCCACTCAAGCTTCGTGGCACACTCGGTGCACTCGGCAAGAAGTCTGGGTTTGGGCTGATGGGCAAAACGTCCATGATGGGACGTGTACCTCGTATTTTGAAAAGTGGTGTGCTCTGGATGTCCAAGCGTCATCTCGGTTAGTCGAGATCGAGATCGTCCCATGCATCGGCTTCGGCAACTTTGGCCAGAATGGCGTTATATAGATCTTCCACTTTGTCCGTGATGACAACTTCGCCATTTACCAGTGCAAATGGAGTCATAGAACATTGGCCGCAGTTGGTGAGGCAGCCATATTCAATCACGTCATAGTCTGGATTTTCTTCCAGTTGATCCATGACTTCATCTGTGCCAAAATGCATATTATTGGCACAAAATTCAATAATCGGTCTCATTTAAGTTCACCTGCTTTGTTTGACCATTTTAATTTGTGGCCATTTGTAATATAATATAGGAAGGAAAGGAGTTGAACAATATGAGCGAAAACGCACAAAGCACCATGTATGATGAGGTATCTGATGTGCTTGATAAACTTCGTCCGTTCCTGCAGCGCGATGGCGGTGACGTGGAACTGGTCGACGTGGAGGACGGCATCATTAAGCTGAAACTGGTCGGTGCCTGCGGCAGTTGCCCAAGCTCCACCATTACCTTAAAAGCCGGGATTGAACGTGCCCTTCTCGAAGAAGTTGAGGGTGTACAAGAAGTCGTACAAGTATTCTAATCAATCCTTCACGAAATAAACCTCAAGAGCCTTTCGCTTCGCATGAAGCGGAGGGCTCTTTTTTTGTGTGCATATGCAGAGAGTCCATGTTCACAGTCACCTTGACCCGTTTCCACGTACAATCCTTCAATTCACCTTTTAAGTATCCTCGCGCTGTATGGTTGGACGAATCGGATCAAGTCCTCCAGATACATCCATAATGTTACCTGTTATAAAATCGGAATGATCAAGGCACAGATACGTAATCACTCGTGCAATATCTTCACCGCTGCCTGGTCGCCCTCTTGGCGTTTCCTCATCGGTGATGCCTGCCATTTCATCAATCGTTTTCTCTTTGTTCGCACCACGAATGTCACCTGGACATACCATGTTAACCGTAATTCCATACGGAGCTTCTTCAACCGCTAGCGTCTTTGTAAAAGATACCAGACCCACCTTGGCAGCCGCATATACGGCGCGATGAGGCCAGGATCTCGCTTCTCCAGCGTGACTGAAGCCAAAATGGATAATGCGTCCCCATTGCTTGCGTCTCATCTCTGGCAATACACGCTGATCCAGTAACATCGGTCCCAACAGATTACCCTGCACAAGCATCTGGACCTCAGCTTCAGAATAATCCGCAAATAATCGTCGTTCACGGACAAATGGACCCGCGTTATTCACCAAAATATCAATACTGCCCAGGTTGCCTTCCACCTGCTCAACCAATGAAGAGATATCTTCCACCTTGGATATATCAGCCTGGATGGCAATGCACCGCACACCCTTGGCTATAATCTGAGCCTTTAAAGCCTCAGCTTCTATTCTGCTGTGTACATAGTTGAGGGCAATATGACACCCTTGATCTGCCAGACTGAGGGCCGTCATTTTACCAAGACCTTTGGCACTTCCCGTTATGAGGGCAACTTTTCCCTTCACGTTCATCCCCCTCTTCAAAGAGCAGTCACTATCCAGTATAAAAGATTTATCGTCCTCCTACAACTCGCTTATCCACAAGGGATTATCCACCTTTAATTCCAGATATATCTTGATTGAAATCGAGCACCTATGGTACTGTCGAGGATATAACCCGAAAGGACCTTTACATAAATATGATTAACAAAAGATGGATATCATTTCTTACATTTTTAATGTTGAGTTTATTCACAGTCTTTAGTGCCTTACAGGTATCAGCGGCCAGTGAGAGTGAGCAAGCGCCTGATGAGTACGATTGGATTATTGGACCAGCATCTGTCTCTATGGACGGTAAGGCCACCCTGGAGGTCCCTGAAAGCCATTCCTATCTTGATAAGGCCAATACCCAACGCTCGATACTTAACAGTGATGGGAAGCCTAACGGGAATGAAATCGGAAGCCTAACCAGCAATAGTGAATTCGGCTCGTGGTATGTTGTGTTTGAATACGTGAAAACAGGTCATATTCATGATGACGATCAAAATTTGAGTGCCGAAGAACTGTTAAGCAGTTATATCCGAGGCACAGAAGAAGATAACAGAGAACTTGATCCTAAATATAGAACGTACATAACGGGGTGGGAAATCGAACCGGCATATGACAGTACCAAACATCAGTTGGTTTACTCCCTTGGTTTTAAGAATGCTGATCAGCAAGCCATGGTCAATTACAATGTAAAACTCCTGACACGCGAAGGGTACATCACAGCCATTCTGGTTACAGATACGGCCAACTTTCAACAGAGCCGCCAGACATTCGAGGAAACTGTCCTTAATCAACTTCACATCAATGCAGGATATACCTACGAGGAGTACAATGCTTCGACTGACAAAACATCCACCATAGGGCTCAACAGTCTTCTGATGGGCGGGATCGGGTACACGGCTTCCCAGAAATTCAGTGCTCTTCTTTTGCTCAAAAAAGGATGGGCTTTGATCCTCGTTGTCGTCCTTGGGTTAATCGGTTGGATCAGATACAAGATCAAAAGCTCACACGGAGAAGAAGAAACACTCTCTCCCTCCGAGAGAACGTACCTGCAGGAAGCAGATGAGCAGCAGTATGCTGATCAGAATGAATTATCCTACTACCGCCAATCTGGACATCCACCCAACGCGGAGAAACAAGATAAGCCCTAACCCTTCCCTTATTAATCCCCACGTCAGCACAGATTAGGAAACATAAAATAAGCCGTATATCTCTTCAGAAGAGATATACGGCTTATTCTTAATAGCTTCACAACATATCATACATATCGTGAATTATTCAGTTGCAGGTTCAACTGCACCTTTATAACGTTCTTTGATGAATGTTTTCACTTCTTCGGAGTGCAGAGCAGCAGCCAGTTTTTGGATTGCATCTGCATCCTTGTTGTCCTCACGGGAAACGAGGATGTTTGCGTATGGGTTACCTTGCAGATCTTCGATCAGCAAAGCATCATTCGCTGGATTCAGGTTTGCTTCAAGCGCATAGTTAGCGTTGATGAATACCAGATCCGCTTCATCCAATTGACGAGGCATCATGGCTGCATCCAGCTCGATAATATTCAGATTTTTCGGATTGGCTGTGATATCTTGAATCGTAGATGTAATATTTGTGTTGTCTTTCAGCGTAATAATGCCTTCCTTCGCAAGCAACAACAGTGCACGTCCACCATTGGATGGGTCATTTGGAATGGCTACTTTTGCGCCGTCAGCCAATTCATCCAAAGACTTAATCTTCTTGGAGTATCCACCAAAAGGTTCAACATGAACAGGTGTTACAGTAACGAGGTTGAATCCACGTTCTTTATTCTCTGTGTCCAGATAAGGCTGGTGCTGGAAGAAGTTTGCATCCAATTTTTTATCAGCAAGTTGCTGGTTTGGTTGTACATAGTCATTGAACGTAACGACTTGTAAACGAATACCTTGTGCTTCCAGCTCAGGCTTGATGCTTTCCAGAATCTCTGCGTGTGGTGTAGGTGAAGCTCCAACTTTCAATTCAACTGTACGTGGTGCCCCTGCTGAATTGTCTGCGCCGCTATCGGCGTCCTTGTTGTTTCCGCAAGCTGCGAGAACCACAATTAACATAAGACTAAGTAGAGCAAAAGACCATTTTTTCATGTGTAAAACCCCTTCTCTAATCATTTTTTTCATGTGGCGTCCGCATGAATGCATATCCATCATGTTATCTATGTGTTATTTCCTGGTGAAAAATGTAACCAAGCGATCTCCGGCCATCTGGAGAATTTGCACAAGAATGATCATCGACACTACGGATATAATCATGATTTCATTTTGATAACGGAAATATCCATAGTTGATTGCCAGTGTTCCCAGACCTCCACCACCAACCATGCCCGCCATCGCCGTATAGGAGACAAGCGTAACGATGGTGATCGTTATACCCGCAAGCAGTCCAGGCAGTGCCTCAGGCAGTAAGACCCGTCTTACAATCTGTCCGGTCGATGCGCCCATCGCCTGCGCAGCCTCAATGACACCCCGATCAACTTCTCGCAACGTCGTCTCCACCAATCGAGCAAAGTAAGGAGCTGCTGAAATAACTAAAGGTGGTATAACACCTAACACTCCTGTAGCTGTACCGACGAGTATACGAGTGAATGGAATAAGAGCAACAATCAATATGATAAATGGAACTGAGCGCAAAATATTCACAATCAAGGACAATATAATGTACACCGTCCGTGATTTGATCGAAGCAGATCGGGCTGTCATGAACAGCAGAACTCCGAGCGGTAAACCAAAGATTACGGTGAACAAGCCTGATACACCCAAAATTTGCAGCGTCTCAATAGAGGCTTTACCAACCTCTTCCCAACGTACGGTTGAAAAATCCATCTAACGAAGCACCTCCACATCAAGTCCCTCTGCGGTTAATTCTGATATCGTCCGATCAATCGCAATGGAATCACCCTCGAACCGAACGGTCAGCTGTCCATAAGGCACCTGTTTAATCGTAGAGATTGTACCCTGCAGGATGGCAAAATCCACGCCTGTCTTACGTACCGTTCTCGACAAAATCGCTTCATACGTTTTGTTACCCAGAAAGGATATCTTCACAAGTTTGGAAGCAGCACCTGCCTGCAATTCAATGCCTGCATTCGCCAGAGCGGTCTCTTCCAGAGCGAGTCCAGCTTCATGGTCACGCATCATGAAGTCCCGCGTAATCGCATGCTGCGGCTTCAGGAACACTTCGGTTACAGGTCCCTGTTCCACAATGCCACCTTGATGAATGACAGCTACCTTGTCACAGATGTTCTGAATGACATGCATCTCATGTGTGATCAGCACAATCGTAAGGTTGTACTTTTCATTAATGTCGAGCAATAACTTCAGGATTGAATTTGTCGTCTGCGGATCAAGTGCCGAAGTAGCCTCATCACAGAGAAGTACATTCGGATCACTTGCAAGTGCTCTCGCAATCCCTACACGTTGTTTCTGTCCACCCGATAATTGAGCTGGATATTTTTTGCTATGGTTCTCCAGGCCAACGAGATTGAGCATTTCCTTCACTTTGCGATCAATGGCATCCTTTGGTGTATTCACAAGCTTTAGCGGAAAAGCCACATTATCATATACCGTTGCCGAAGATAACAGATTAAAGTGTTGAAAAATCATCCCGATCTTGCGTCTCTGTTGCTGCAGTTCGGTTTTGCTCAGTTCAGTCAGGTTGATCCCATCAACCCATACTTCACCCTCCGTAGGCCGTTCTAGCAAATTAATGCAGCGAATCAATGTACTTTTGCCCGCTCCAGAATGCCCAATCACGCCGTAGATTTCGCCCTTTTGGATGTTCAAATTCAGCTCGGATAACGCTGTTGTAGATTTTGCCCCTTTGCCGTACGTTTTCGTTAAACCTTTTAATTCAATCAATCGCACTTGCCCCTTTCCAACCACCTACATGTATCTTTACCCGATCTAAAGGAAAACTCCCCTTAAAGTACAAAAAAAGAGCCCTTTGCAGAAACAAAGAGGGCTCTTCACGTGAAAGAATATACCTTCTCATCTGCCAAAATCGTGCCTTGCACCATTTTGTAGGAATTAGCACCTAACATCTATAACGAATGATACATGTATCATGTCATTACAAATCGGTTGCCGGGCTTCATCGGGCCTGTCCCTCCGCCGCTCTCGATAAGAAATATGTTATTGTAGGATTTTATAAGTTCATGTAGTTTATGCTTTATAATGTGAATGTAACTTTTGAGAAATATCATTTCATTCTTCGTCATTGTAACACTCTAATTGAAACTCAGTATATTCCAAGTATTCCGATTTGTCAAAGGGAA
Coding sequences:
- a CDS encoding MetQ/NlpA family ABC transporter substrate-binding protein; its protein translation is MKKWSFALLSLMLIVVLAACGNNKDADSGADNSAGAPRTVELKVGASPTPHAEILESIKPELEAQGIRLQVVTFNDYVQPNQQLADKKLDANFFQHQPYLDTENKERGFNLVTVTPVHVEPFGGYSKKIKSLDELADGAKVAIPNDPSNGGRALLLLAKEGIITLKDNTNITSTIQDITANPKNLNIIELDAAMMPRQLDEADLVFINANYALEANLNPANDALLIEDLQGNPYANILVSREDNKDADAIQKLAAALHSEEVKTFIKERYKGAVEPATE
- a CDS encoding methionine ABC transporter permease, with the translated sequence MDFSTVRWEEVGKASIETLQILGVSGLFTVIFGLPLGVLLFMTARSASIKSRTVYIILSLIVNILRSVPFIILIVALIPFTRILVGTATGVLGVIPPLVISAAPYFARLVETTLREVDRGVIEAAQAMGASTGQIVRRVLLPEALPGLLAGITITIVTLVSYTAMAGMVGGGGLGTLAINYGYFRYQNEIMIISVVSMIILVQILQMAGDRLVTFFTRK
- a CDS encoding methionine ABC transporter ATP-binding protein, encoding MIELKGLTKTYGKGAKSTTALSELNLNIQKGEIYGVIGHSGAGKSTLIRCINLLERPTEGEVWVDGINLTELSKTELQQQRRKIGMIFQHFNLLSSATVYDNVAFPLKLVNTPKDAIDRKVKEMLNLVGLENHSKKYPAQLSGGQKQRVGIARALASDPNVLLCDEATSALDPQTTNSILKLLLDINEKYNLTIVLITHEMHVIQNICDKVAVIHQGGIVEQGPVTEVFLKPQHAITRDFMMRDHEAGLALEETALANAGIELQAGAASKLVKISFLGNKTYEAILSRTVRKTGVDFAILQGTISTIKQVPYGQLTVRFEGDSIAIDRTISELTAEGLDVEVLR